The following are from one region of the Cryptococcus deuterogattii R265 chromosome 8, complete sequence genome:
- a CDS encoding anthranilate synthase/indole-3-glycerol phosphate synthase/phosphoribosylanthranilate isomerase: MGFTLLIDNYDSFTWNIYADLASVGGNPYVVRNDKITLKEIERMFADGELERIVISPGPGHPRTDSGVSRDVIAWGMGKLPILGVCMGLECIVDLLGGEIAYAGEIKHGKTSLVQHDSIGVFHNLPQFLSSTRYHSLSAQIQSVPSVLQVTSTTKESGVIMGVRHRTYTVEAVQYHPESCMSEGGRGLMANFIQMKGGKWGGENAWCGVPAEGEEEQLKAKTNGAPSLPTILNKIHAQRLLDVEQTEKIPATSPANVSTSLSLYTSPPLINFRDRMVSTPHTAVMAEIKRASPSKGDIAPTASAPEQALKYALAGASVISVLTEPTWFKGSVLDMLAVRNAVDSLPNRPAILRKDFVLSKYMIDEARLYGADTVLLIVAMLAPQQLKELYDYSVSLGMEPLVEVNNPTELSLALEIGSKVIGVNNRNLHDFNVDMSTTSRVNAALNGRDVVVCALSGISSHEDVQQYVKEGVKGVLVGEALMRATDTKAFLRSLIGLPPLEVVPKPKPLVKICGIRSADDAKLAISAGADLLGVILVPGTKRCISTSTAREISALVQSARSQSSSKSLEPCLSSPWFTTQSALLSSRRKPLLVGVFQNQSLSDILTAVDEIGLDLVQLHGDEPQAWAKFIPVPVIKVFRVSPEGIVRGGEIKRPGLNQAILLDAGGASGGGGEGKAFPWEHAKRLIQSGEVGSEGHVPLPVILAGGLTPENVGQAIEQAGEGVWCVDVSSGVEGEGGKVKEKVEAFVKAVRV; this comes from the exons atGGGCTTTACTCTACTGATCGACAACTACGACTCTTTCACCTGGAACATTTACGCCGATCTCGCGTCTGTCGGCGGTAATCCCTATGTCGTCCGTAATGATAAGATTACCCTtaaggagattgag AGGATGTTCGCTGACGGCGAGCTTGAACGAATCGTGATATCTCCCGGTCCTGGACACCCTAGGACAGACTCTGGTGTCTCTAGGGATGTGATTGCTTGGGGAATGGGCAAGTTGCCTATATTAGGTGTGTGCATGGGTCTGGAGTGTATTGTTGACTTGCTCGGTGGAGAG ATTGCTTACGCAGGCGAAATCAAACATGGTAAAACCTCGCTTGTCCAGCACGATTCTATCGGTGTCTTCCACAACCTCCCCCAGTTCCTCTCTTCTACTCGATACCATTCTCTTTCCGCTCAAATTCAGTCGGTTCCTTCAGTCTTGCAAGTCACTTCGACCACCAAGGAATCTGGTGTGATCATGGGTGTACGGCACAGGACATACACCGTTGAAGCCGTGCAGTACCATCCTGAGAGTTGTATGAGTGAGGGTGGTCGAGGATTGATGGCCAACTTCATCCAAATGAAGGGCGGGAAATGGGGTGGTGAAAATGCTTGGTGTGGCGTTCCCgcggagggagaggaagaacagcTCAAGGCCAAGACCAATGGCGCTCCAAGCTTGCCCACTATTTTGAATAAGATTCACGCGCAGAGATTATTGGACGTTGAGCAAACCGAGAAGATTCCCGCTACAAGCCCCGCCAATGTCTCtacctctctttccctctaCACTTCACCACCTTTGATTAACTTCAGAGACCGTATGGTCTCTACTCCCCACACTGCCGTCATGGCCGAGATTAAGCGtgcttctccttccaagGGCGATATTGCCCCTACCGCTTCAGCTCCCGAGCAAGCACTCAAATACGCCCTTGCTGGTGCTTCTGTCATCTCAGTACTCACAGAGCCTACGTGGTTCAAGGGGAGCGTGCTTGACATGCTCGCTGTGCGAAACGCTGTTGACAGTCTCCCCAATCGTCCTGCCATCTTGCGAAAGGATTTCGTTTTATCCAAATACATGATTGATGAAGCTAGACTGTATGGTGCCGACACCGTGCTTCTCATCGTCGCCATGTTGGCGCCTCAGCAACTCAAGGAATTGTATGATTACTCTGTGTCACTTGGAATGGAACCCCTCGTCGAGGTCAACAACCCTACTGAGCTTTCACTAGCCCTTGAAATTGGTTCCAAGGTCATTGGCGTGAACAACCGTAACCTGCATGACTTTAATGTTGACATGTCCACCACTTCTCGGGTTAATGCCGCTCTCAACGGACGGGACGTTGTTGTCTGCGCTTTGAGTGGCATTTCAAGCCACGAAGATGTTCAGCAATATGTCAAGGAAGGCGTCAAGGGTGTGCTTGTTGGTGAGGCTTTGATGCGAGCGACCGATACCAAGGCTTTCCTCCGATCGCTTATTGGCTTACCGCCTCTTGAGGTCGTTCCCAAGCCCAAGCCGCTCGTCAAGATTTGTGGTATCCGCTCTGCAGACGATGCCAAGCTTGCAATCAGTGCCGGTGCCGATCTTCTCGGTGTAATCCTTGTCCCTGGTACAAAACGCTGCATCTCTACTTCTACCGCCCGCGAAATTTCCGCTCTTGTGCAATCTGCCCGatctcaatcttcttccaagtcaTTAGAACCTTgcctttcctccccttGGTTCACCACCCAATCCGCCCTGCTCTCATCCCGGCGCAAACCCCTTTTAGTCGGTGTCTTCCAAAATCAGTCTCTCTCCGACATCCTTACAGCCGTCGACGAGATTGGCCTCGACCTTGTTCAATTACACGGTGATGAACCCCAAGCCTGGGCCAAGTTCATCCCCGTGCCTGTGATCAAGGTGTTCCGAGTCTCACCCGAAGGAATCGTtagaggtggagagatTAAGCGACCAGGTTTAAACCAAGCGATCTTGCTCGATGCGGGTGGTGCGtctggtggtggtggggaaggaaaagcgTTCCCTTGGGAACATGCGAAGCGGCTTATCCAGTCTGGCGAAGTGGGATCTGAAGGCCATGTGCCTCTCCCTGTCATTCTCGCGGGCGGGTTGACGCCCGAAAATGTGGGCCAGGCGATTGAACAAGCTGGTGAAGGCGTTTGGTGTGTGGATGTCAGCAGCGGGgtcgaaggagaaggaggaaaggtcaaggagaaggttgaggcGTTCGTGAAGGCCGTAAGGGTTTAA